A window of Maioricimonas rarisocia genomic DNA:
GACCTGACTGGAGCCTGCCCGTGGACTGGTTGTTTGCCCTGATCGCCCTGACGGCGATGGAGATCGTGCTTGGCATCGACAACATTGTCTTCATCGCCATCCTGGCGAGCCGGCTGCCGGAGCATCAGCAGGCCCGGGCGAGAACGATCGGACTGGCGGCGGCGCTGGTGACGCGAATCCTGCTGCTGCTTTCACTGAAGTGGATTCTCGGCCTGACCGAGCCGCTGTTCTACCTGAGCGATTTCGGGATTCCGGTCGAGTGGTTCGGAACGGCGGCACCGGCGAACGGCCACACGGCCGGTCACGGTTCGAACGGTGCCGAGATCAACGCGGTCTCGGTGCGCGATCTGATTCTGCTGGGGGGCGGGCTGTTCCTGATCGGCAAGAGTGTGCTGGAGATCCACCACAAGATCGAAGGGCAGACAGAAGGGCACAGGGACGCGAAGGCGAGCAGCTTCGCCGGCGTCGTGACTCAGATCGCCATTCTCGACATCGTGTTCTCGCTGGACTCGGTGATTACCGCCGTCGGCATGGTGGACAAGGACAAGCTGTGGGTGATGGTGGTCGCCATCATCCTGGCGATCATCGTGATGCTGGTGTTTGCCGGGAGGGTGAGCGCGTTTATCGAGAAACATCCCACCTTGAAGATGCTGGCGCTCAGTTTCCTCATTCTGATTGGCGTGCTGCTGGTGGCCGAGGGGATCGGGACGCACTTCAACAAGGGGTACGTCTACTTTGCGATGGCGTTCTCGCTGGGAGTGGAGGTCCTCAACCTTCAGGTGAGGATGCGGACGCGGGCCCGGCAGGCGGCCGATCAGGCGCTGGAGGAGTCGCCGGATCAACCGAAGCTGTAGGTGGTGGTGTGGACCGGGGCTGCAGGCGCGGCATATCGACGGGAATGGATTGCCGATGCGACGTTCGCCGTGACACACCCTGTATGCCTGCGGACGTGGCCTCTTGTCGGCTGCGCCGACCCCGGTTGGCGAGCAACCGGGGCTACGCGAGCGGGGGCAGTCGTCGGGAGTTCGCCACGCCCATCACCCCGCTGCGCTGCGTTCCGGGACGTGCCACCCGGTGATGGGGCCGTAGGGTGCTGTCGCCGGAGGGGCCGCACCGTTCGTCCATGGTTCGCGTGTGACATGCGGTGGTGCGTCACGGGCGTGCAGACGCGGCATATCGACGGGGATGGATTGACGAATTGCGGCTTGCCGTGACACACCCTGTATGCCTGCGGACGTGGCCTCTTGTCGGCTGCGCCGACCCCGGTTGGCGAGCAACCGGGGCTACCCGAGAGGGGGCCGTCGCAGGATGTTTGCCACGCCCATCACTCCGCTGCACTGCGTTCTGGGTCGTGCCATCCTGCCGGGGCTGCTCGAGGATGGGGAGTCGTACGACGTTCGCACTGGCGGAGCAAGCCGCCGGTGGCACCCGATTACGGGCGTCATTTCTCGAGTCTCACACCTGGGGAGTGCCGCGGCTACTCTGAGAGTTCGCGGATGTAGACGTTGCGGAACTCGATGCCGTCGCCGTGATTCTGCAGGCCGATCGGACCGGATGCCGGCACGTCGGGCAACTCCGCGTTCTCG
This region includes:
- a CDS encoding TerC family protein; translated protein: MDWLFALIALTAMEIVLGIDNIVFIAILASRLPEHQQARARTIGLAAALVTRILLLLSLKWILGLTEPLFYLSDFGIPVEWFGTAAPANGHTAGHGSNGAEINAVSVRDLILLGGGLFLIGKSVLEIHHKIEGQTEGHRDAKASSFAGVVTQIAILDIVFSLDSVITAVGMVDKDKLWVMVVAIILAIIVMLVFAGRVSAFIEKHPTLKMLALSFLILIGVLLVAEGIGTHFNKGYVYFAMAFSLGVEVLNLQVRMRTRARQAADQALEESPDQPKL